The genomic segment CGTCAACAAGTACCTTTATTTTGCTGCCATGTGTGAAGCGGTTTTTATATTCTTTTTCCGTCAGAAATATTTCCCATATCCCAAAAGGGTTTTTCTGCATTGGGTGCGAACCGTAATCCCAATCATTGAAATCGCCGATGAGTTGCAGGGCAAAAGCGCCGGGAGCCCACTCACGGTAAATCCAGCCTTTGCGTTTGCTGTCGTAGTTTATGCCGAAGTGCTTATAGCCGTCGGCGAATTTCAATAAACTGCCAAAATCATTTTCAATCTGACTCAAACGTTGGCGGTAACGTTCCTGCCGCATCCAAACACCTTCGGCAACGGGTTCGAGCCAGGGATCTTTTTTAACAAGGGCCGGGATTGGGAAATTCTTGGTGTCCATATTTTATTGATCTGTTTATAGTGGCCAAATCTACGTAAAATTAATCATTGCAAGGTCTTGAGTTTTTGTGTCTACAACTTTAAGAATGCCTTGCCCAGGTTATCAATAATATCGCTCGCTATCAAAGCTTCGTAGCCTCTTTTTGCTGCGGCAAGATCGCCGGCAAACCCATGCAGGAAAGCGCCAGCCATACAAGTTGTAAGCGGTGAATAGCCTTGTGCCAGTAAGCCTAATAAAATACCGGTAAGCACGTCGCCGCTACCGCCGCTTGCCATACCCGGATTTCCCGTAGGATTAAAATAGCACGTCCCATCAGGGGTCGTAATTGAAGTAAACGCTCCTTTCAGGATCACGAAAACATTGTACTTAGCCGAAAATTGTTGCTGTAATTCCAGCCTGTCGAGTGAGTTATTGGATTTGGATGCGATGCGCTCAAATTCCTTAGGATGAGGGGTAAGAATTGATCCGGGTGGAAGAAATGATAACCAAGTCTTGTTCTCTCCAAGAATATTCAGGGCATCTGCATCGAGAATAAGCGGGGCGCGACAGTCTTGGATCAGTAGTTTTAAACCGGTTTTCGTCTGTTCCGCTGTCCCGATTCCCGGGCCAATTGCAATGGCATTGTATGGCTGAAGGTCTTTCACCCCTGAAAAATATTCCTGCTCTTCATCAATGCTTACCATAGCTTCGGGGAATGCTGTTTGCAAAATGTTATAACCTTTTGCCGGGATATGTGCCGTTAACAATCCGGCACCAGTTCGCATGCATGCCTTTGCAGCCAAAATAGCAGCTCCCATTTTTCCGTATGAACCTGCCACAAGCAAAGCATGCCCGAAATTGCCTTTGTGCGAAAACCTTTTCCTGGGTTTTAACAAAGCGGCAATGTCCCCGGCTTCAACAAGGAAATGATCAGTATCAGTAGATTGAATAAAATCAGGGTGCAAACCAATAGGCAATACTTCCCAGATTCCTGTATATTGTTCGCTTTCGGCAAAAAAGAAACTTAGTTTTGGAAACTGGAAAGTGAGTGTGTAATCAGCCTGGATGATGGCTCCATTCCTGCTATCAGGCAATTGATTGGCAAACATGCCCGAGGATATATCAATCGCGATCACCACCGCCCCGCTTTTGTTGATATGTCCGATAAGGTTTTCAGGGAAGGTATTTACTGGCTTTGATAATCCTGTGCCAAACATGGCATCTATCACCAGTTCATCCGGTTCGATAACCGGCAATTCATCACCACTTAGAACATCCTGGATCGGTGAAGGCCCTGATTCCTGCAACCGTTGCAGGTTAATAAGGAAGTCGTCGGAGCATTTTTCGGAGAATTTTACGAGGAAAACTTCACAATTATAACCTGCTTTTGTAAGCAAGCGGGCAATAACAAGCCCGTCGCCGCCATTGTTTCCGGTTCCGCAAAACAGTTTAATGCTTTTGCCAAATGGTTTCTTTTTTACGATCCAATCGTAGCAAAGGCCTGCGGCTCTTTCCATCAGATCAACCGAAGCTATTGGCTCATTGGTGATTGTAAATGTATCAGCCTCACGGATTTTTCCGGCTGGAAGTATTTTAATCATATTTGGTTCAGGTATGTGGCCTAATTTCTAATCTTGTTTTCGATTGCGTAAAGTTAGGGTAAAACTTGGAATCACACCACAAGGATGCCGAGAGTCAAACAAAACCCTCTTAAAAACAAGAACCCGCCGGAGCAGCGGGTTCCTGAACGATATGATTATTAGGAGGGGGAGGGAGGGAAAATGAACCTTTTGGTTCACCAGTACATCAGGCATCACCCTGCTGTACCATTTATACAAATCCTGCATGCAAATATGTAACATTCCGAAATGCCAAATGGAACAAATGTATATTCGTAGGGGTTTATTTATTATTCGTAGCACTTTTGCCAGTATTCGTAAAATTGAACACATTTTTTTCTCGTCTGCAAAGTGTATTTTTGCAGAAAATTGCAGCCAATTTCGAAAAAACATATGATTCAGGAATTACTCAATAAGGACTTTCTCGAAAAAGATGATCTTGCCGAGCTTTTGAACACCGGCGAGCAGGATCGAAAACTGATTTACCAGAAAGCTGCTGATGTGAAAGCTGCGTATGTTGGGCGCAAAGTGTATTACCGAGGGCTGGTAGAATATTCGAACCGTTGCAAGAAAAATTGTTTTTATTGTGGTGTGAGGGCAGGGAATCATAAGCTACATCGTTACGAACTCAGTGAAGAAGAAGTACTTGAAACTGCTAAATTCGCTTTTGAGAACAAATATGCATCTATGGTGATCCAATCCGGCGAGCGCTCCGACAAGTCTTTTATCCGTAAAATCGGTAAGATGCTTGTGAAAATCAAAGAACTCTCGGATGGGAAACTGGGGGTTACACTTTCATTGGGTGAGCAAACTGAAGATACCTACCGTTATTGGAACGAATGCGGTGCTCATCGTTATTTGCTCAGGATCGAAACTTCTAACCGTGACCTTTACAAGCGTCTGCATCCCGATAATATGCTTCACAGCTACGACAAACGAATTGAAGCCCTGCATTTTCTGCGTAAGACCAGCTACCAGGTTGGAACCGGCGTCATGATTGGCTTGCCCTTTCAAACTGTTGAACACCTGGCTGACGATTTGATTTTTTTCCGGGATCTCGATGTGGATATGGCAGGCATGGGACCTTACATTGAACATGAGCACACGCCATTGTATAAATATAAGGATCAGCTTCTGCCCAGGATTGAACGCTTCAACCTGAGCCTGAAAATGGTGGCCCTGCTTCGCATCATCATGAAAGACATTAATATTGCTGCCACCACAGCCATGCAGGCCATTGATCCACAAGGCCGTGAAAAAGCACTGATGGCAGGCGCTAATGTGATAATGCCCAACCTCACTCCCGTAAAGTACCGTGAAAACTACAAACTCTACGAAAACAAACCCTGCATTGATGAAGAAGCAGACGAATGCCGCAATTGCCTCGAAATTCGAATAAAGATGGCTGGCGACACCATAGGTTACAATGAATGGGGAGACTCAAAACACTTTATTGAACGCAAACAAAAAGCACGGAAAGAATCATAAAAGCATGGCCAGAAGAAAGTTACCGCTGCTTGAGAAGGCAGAAATAGTCAGTGCAGGTGCCGAAGGCAAAGCCCTGGCAAAAGTGGGAGGTATGGTTGTGTTCGTGCCCTTTGCTGCTCCGGGCGATATTGCCGATATTCAGGTAGTAAAAAAGAAAAAGTCATATTATGAAGGAAGGGTAACCAGGTTTCATGAATATTCTTCGTTGCGAACCAAGCCATTTTGCGAACACTTTGGTCTTTGTGGCGGATGCTCATGGCAACATATGGAATACCGGCATCAGTTGGCTTTCAAAAGACAACAAGTAATTGACAGCTTCCAGCGAATTGGCAAGTTTGAGTTCCCTGAAGTGGAGCAAACCCTGGGTTCGGAAAATGAAACACATTACCGCAATAAGCTGGAGTATACTTTCTCCACCCGTCGTTGGCTTACTGACCCGGATGGCCCCGATGTGGATCAGCAAGATATGAATGGCCTGGGCTTTCATATTCCCCGCCTTTTCGATCGCATACTCGACATCAACACTTGCTATCACCAGCCCGAGCCTTCAAATAGCATAAGGCTGGCCGTGAAAGCTTTTGCTCAGGAAAACACTTATGATTTTTACGACCACCGGAACCGGAAA from the Bacteroidales bacterium genome contains:
- the hydE gene encoding [FeFe] hydrogenase H-cluster radical SAM maturase HydE: MIQELLNKDFLEKDDLAELLNTGEQDRKLIYQKAADVKAAYVGRKVYYRGLVEYSNRCKKNCFYCGVRAGNHKLHRYELSEEEVLETAKFAFENKYASMVIQSGERSDKSFIRKIGKMLVKIKELSDGKLGVTLSLGEQTEDTYRYWNECGAHRYLLRIETSNRDLYKRLHPDNMLHSYDKRIEALHFLRKTSYQVGTGVMIGLPFQTVEHLADDLIFFRDLDVDMAGMGPYIEHEHTPLYKYKDQLLPRIERFNLSLKMVALLRIIMKDINIAATTAMQAIDPQGREKALMAGANVIMPNLTPVKYRENYKLYENKPCIDEEADECRNCLEIRIKMAGDTIGYNEWGDSKHFIERKQKARKES
- a CDS encoding NAD(P)H-hydrate dehydratase, producing the protein MIKILPAGKIREADTFTITNEPIASVDLMERAAGLCYDWIVKKKPFGKSIKLFCGTGNNGGDGLVIARLLTKAGYNCEVFLVKFSEKCSDDFLINLQRLQESGPSPIQDVLSGDELPVIEPDELVIDAMFGTGLSKPVNTFPENLIGHINKSGAVVIAIDISSGMFANQLPDSRNGAIIQADYTLTFQFPKLSFFFAESEQYTGIWEVLPIGLHPDFIQSTDTDHFLVEAGDIAALLKPRKRFSHKGNFGHALLVAGSYGKMGAAILAAKACMRTGAGLLTAHIPAKGYNILQTAFPEAMVSIDEEQEYFSGVKDLQPYNAIAIGPGIGTAEQTKTGLKLLIQDCRAPLILDADALNILGENKTWLSFLPPGSILTPHPKEFERIASKSNNSLDRLELQQQFSAKYNVFVILKGAFTSITTPDGTCYFNPTGNPGMASGGSGDVLTGILLGLLAQGYSPLTTCMAGAFLHGFAGDLAAAKRGYEALIASDIIDNLGKAFLKL